From the Candidatus Palauibacter australiensis genome, one window contains:
- the ftcD gene encoding glutamate formimidoyltransferase: MSPAPAWLLCEPNVSEGRNPRRMARFAAAVEGIRGVELLHRSADPDHHRMVLAYRGASPDVVRATIALATAVYAEVDLRRHRGRHPRIGALDVVPFVRGPGCPEADGLEASRSFGEWAARRGVPVFFYERAATIPARTSLPRIRSGQFEGLAEKLSSPEWRPDLGPPAPHPSLGAVAVGVREPLVRFNVNLDTADPGPARRIAAAIRESGGGLRHVRALGIALRRRGLTQVSMNLTRYEATGIEPVYERVAESARAEGVALAGCEFIGPVPAGAIRGLDLARLDAGLAPDQVLELPGTGDGEEGGKA; encoded by the coding sequence CTGAGCCCCGCCCCCGCCTGGCTCCTCTGCGAGCCCAACGTGAGCGAGGGGCGCAACCCGCGCAGGATGGCTCGCTTCGCAGCCGCGGTCGAGGGAATCCGAGGCGTCGAGCTCCTCCACAGGTCGGCCGATCCGGACCACCACCGCATGGTGCTCGCCTACCGGGGAGCCTCGCCAGACGTCGTCCGCGCGACGATCGCGCTCGCGACGGCGGTGTACGCGGAGGTGGACCTCCGGCGGCACCGGGGCCGACACCCCCGCATCGGTGCGCTGGACGTCGTCCCCTTCGTGCGTGGCCCCGGCTGTCCCGAGGCCGATGGGCTCGAGGCGTCCCGGTCCTTCGGCGAGTGGGCGGCGCGGCGGGGCGTCCCGGTTTTCTTCTACGAACGGGCGGCGACGATCCCCGCGCGGACTTCCCTTCCCCGCATCCGGTCCGGACAGTTCGAGGGTCTGGCCGAAAAGCTGTCGAGCCCCGAATGGAGGCCGGATCTCGGCCCTCCGGCGCCTCACCCGTCGCTGGGCGCCGTCGCCGTCGGGGTGCGAGAGCCGCTCGTGCGCTTCAACGTGAACCTCGACACGGCGGATCCGGGGCCGGCTCGTCGCATCGCGGCGGCGATCCGGGAGTCGGGCGGCGGGCTCCGGCACGTCCGGGCGCTCGGCATCGCGCTCCGGCGGCGGGGGCTGACGCAGGTGTCCATGAACCTGACTCGCTACGAGGCGACCGGGATCGAACCGGTGTACGAGCGCGTCGCCGAGAGCGCGCGGGCGGAGGGTGTGGCCCTTGCGGGATGCGAGTTCATCGGTCCGGTGCCCGCCGGGGCCATCCGCGGGCTCGACCTCGCCCGGCTGGACGCGGGTCTCGCGCCGGACCAGGTATTGGAGCTACCGGGGACCGGAGACGGCGAAGAGGGAGGAAAGGCATGA
- a CDS encoding NINE protein, with amino-acid sequence MTEQPNEPGRGGPEGPAPPYAVVPLVAAPPQPPAEQTPDTGDRYTNGVGFALWCCALVGACGIHRFYLGMYFTGILWLLTLGLFGIGQFFDLFRMKRLVRTANIRDGYLPHPRLAGGAEPSAPSRQLAKADTRQQILLKAAQANGGLLTVTQGVLATGLSFEEVEEALREMVVKGHVDVDNAADSGVIVYRFPGLAGPFK; translated from the coding sequence ATGACCGAACAGCCCAACGAACCCGGCCGCGGCGGTCCCGAGGGCCCGGCACCTCCGTACGCCGTCGTGCCGCTCGTCGCGGCTCCCCCCCAACCCCCGGCCGAACAGACGCCCGACACCGGCGACCGTTACACGAACGGCGTCGGCTTCGCCCTCTGGTGTTGCGCCCTGGTCGGTGCCTGCGGGATCCACCGCTTCTATCTGGGGATGTATTTCACGGGCATCCTCTGGCTGCTCACGCTGGGTCTCTTTGGCATCGGCCAGTTCTTCGACCTCTTCCGAATGAAGCGGCTCGTGCGAACGGCGAACATCCGCGACGGGTATCTGCCGCACCCGCGTCTCGCCGGGGGCGCCGAGCCGTCCGCCCCGTCGCGGCAACTCGCCAAGGCGGACACCCGGCAGCAGATCCTGTTGAAGGCCGCACAGGCCAACGGCGGGCTGTTGACGGTCACGCAGGGCGTCCTGGCCACGGGTCTCAGCTTCGAGGAGGTGGAGGAAGCCCTGCGGGAAATGGTCGTGAAGGGGCATGTGGACGTGGACAACGCGGCCGACAGCGGCGTGATCGTGTACCGTTTCCCGGGATTGGCCGGCCCGTTCAAGTGA
- the hutU gene encoding urocanate hydratase, translated as MKPDGPIRAPRGTTLSCRGWHQEAALRMLMNNLDPDVAERPGDLIVYGGAGKAARDWTAYARIVETLRRLENDETLLVQSGKPVGVFRTHDEAPRVLIANAHLVPRWGDMDEFRRLDALGLTMYGQMTAGSWIYIGTQGILQGTYETFAELARQHFGGSLAGRLVVTAGLGGMGGAQPLAATMNGGAFLGVEVREDRIRRRLDTGYCDRMATDIDEALEWLSAAIDRREALSVALLGNIAEVLPALAARGVVPDVLTDQTSAHDLRLGYIPAGLSVEEAEAMSASDPDGYVERVLDSMVAHVSAMLDLRARGAVAFDYGNNLRGQVADLRGMAEAFDIPGFVPAFIRPLFCRGAGPFRWAALSGDPGDIAATDAAVLDTFPEKEALGRWIRQARERVRFQGLPSRICWLEYGERAEMGERFNWLVKTGRVRAPIVIGRDHLDTGSVASPNRETEGMRDGSDAIADWPLLNAMLNTACGASWVSIHNGGGVGIGYSTHAGMVCVADGTESGSRRLERVLTADPGTGVMRHADAGYPEAIRTARERGVDLPMLE; from the coding sequence ATGAAACCGGACGGACCGATCCGGGCGCCGCGGGGAACGACGCTCTCCTGCAGGGGATGGCACCAGGAGGCGGCGCTCCGGATGCTCATGAACAACCTCGATCCGGACGTGGCGGAGCGTCCCGGTGACCTCATCGTGTACGGGGGCGCGGGCAAGGCGGCGCGCGACTGGACGGCATACGCGAGGATCGTGGAGACGCTCCGGCGGCTCGAAAACGACGAGACCCTGCTCGTCCAGAGCGGAAAGCCGGTCGGCGTATTCCGCACCCACGACGAGGCGCCGCGGGTCCTCATCGCGAACGCCCACCTCGTGCCCCGCTGGGGGGATATGGACGAGTTCCGGCGGCTCGATGCGCTGGGGCTCACGATGTACGGGCAGATGACGGCGGGTTCGTGGATCTACATCGGCACGCAGGGGATCCTCCAGGGGACGTACGAGACGTTCGCCGAACTCGCGCGGCAGCACTTCGGGGGCTCTCTTGCGGGACGGCTCGTGGTGACCGCCGGGCTGGGCGGCATGGGGGGCGCCCAACCGCTCGCCGCGACGATGAACGGCGGGGCTTTCCTCGGCGTCGAGGTCCGGGAGGACCGTATTCGCCGCCGCCTCGACACGGGCTACTGCGACCGCATGGCGACGGACATCGACGAGGCGCTGGAGTGGCTCTCCGCCGCCATAGACCGGCGGGAGGCGCTCTCCGTGGCCCTGCTCGGGAACATCGCGGAAGTCCTGCCGGCGCTCGCGGCGCGCGGCGTCGTCCCCGACGTCCTCACGGACCAGACCTCGGCGCACGACCTCCGCCTCGGATACATCCCCGCGGGGCTGTCCGTGGAAGAGGCCGAGGCCATGAGCGCTTCGGACCCGGACGGTTACGTTGAGCGGGTACTCGATTCGATGGTCGCGCACGTGTCGGCCATGCTCGACCTCAGAGCGAGAGGAGCCGTCGCGTTCGACTACGGGAACAACCTCCGCGGCCAGGTCGCCGATCTGCGCGGGATGGCGGAGGCCTTCGACATTCCCGGCTTTGTGCCGGCCTTCATTCGACCCCTCTTCTGCCGGGGCGCGGGCCCCTTCCGCTGGGCCGCCCTCTCCGGTGACCCCGGGGACATCGCGGCGACGGACGCCGCCGTCCTCGATACGTTCCCCGAGAAGGAAGCGCTGGGCCGCTGGATCCGCCAGGCGCGCGAACGGGTCCGCTTCCAGGGTCTCCCCTCCCGCATCTGCTGGCTCGAGTACGGCGAGCGGGCGGAGATGGGCGAGCGCTTCAACTGGCTGGTGAAGACGGGACGGGTGCGGGCGCCCATCGTGATCGGGCGCGACCACCTCGACACCGGCTCCGTGGCTTCGCCGAACCGGGAGACCGAGGGCATGCGGGACGGCTCCGATGCGATCGCCGACTGGCCGCTGCTCAACGCGATGCTCAACACCGCCTGCGGGGCGAGCTGGGTCTCGATCCACAACGGGGGCGGCGTGGGCATCGGGTATTCCACGCACGCGGGCATGGTGTGCGTCGCCGACGGGACGGAATCGGGCAGCCGGCGGCTGGAGCGGGTGCTCACGGCGGATCCGGGGACCGGGGTCATGCGACACGCCGACGCAGGGTATCCGGAAGCGATCCGGACCGCCCGCGAGCGCGGGGTCGACCTTCCCATGCTCGAATAG
- the hutH gene encoding histidine ammonia-lyase produces the protein MSPAGVTLSRQLTISDVVAVARGTSQVRELDANARERVEASRHTVVEALARPGARIYGITTGYGSLAGTHIAAPDAARLSWNLILKCATGTGPALPEDWVRAMLLVRANSLALGASGVRPVIIDTLIRMLNRRVTPVVPGKGSLGASGDLAPLAHMAAVATRSSEPVPEDDSGQKPAAFSGEAWFEGRRMDGASAMAAAGISRPGLEAKEGLALTNGTTMMVAGAALQLHDARRLLLHAELAAALSFEALLARSAALNPALHEANRQPGQIGTAARLRSLLSGSGLVDADADRVQDAYSLRCTPQVVGPVHDMVGFLWGRVEASLNAVSDNPLVFPAAGPDPGEVVSGGNFHGAGPALWLDTLGIALADVASLSDRRMFRMLTPELSAGLPAMLVRSPGLHGGLMSLQYTGAALVSDNKTLAHPDSVDSIPTSANQEDHVSMGANAARHTREILDNTRTVLAIELLGAAQAIYLRPGGRDRLGAGTRALYEAVRDCVPPVIEDRSLAEDVARLEAAIDDGTLERGATGALGGLWPPTPL, from the coding sequence ATGAGTCCGGCAGGCGTCACGCTCTCTCGGCAGCTCACGATTTCCGATGTGGTCGCCGTGGCGCGCGGGACCTCGCAGGTCCGGGAACTCGACGCGAACGCGCGGGAGCGGGTGGAGGCGAGCCGGCACACGGTAGTGGAGGCGCTGGCCCGGCCCGGAGCCCGGATCTACGGGATCACGACGGGCTACGGGTCGCTCGCCGGAACCCACATCGCGGCGCCGGATGCGGCTCGGCTGTCGTGGAACCTGATCCTCAAGTGTGCGACGGGGACGGGTCCTGCGCTGCCCGAGGATTGGGTGCGGGCGATGCTCCTCGTGCGGGCAAACTCGCTCGCGCTGGGCGCTTCGGGCGTGCGCCCGGTGATCATCGACACCCTGATCCGGATGCTGAACCGGAGGGTCACGCCGGTGGTGCCGGGCAAGGGCTCGCTCGGGGCGAGCGGCGATCTCGCCCCGCTCGCGCACATGGCGGCGGTCGCGACCCGTTCCTCCGAGCCGGTTCCGGAGGACGATTCCGGCCAGAAGCCGGCGGCGTTCAGCGGCGAGGCCTGGTTCGAGGGCCGCCGCATGGACGGGGCGAGCGCGATGGCCGCGGCGGGGATCTCCCGCCCGGGCCTGGAGGCCAAGGAGGGGCTGGCGCTGACGAACGGGACCACGATGATGGTCGCGGGCGCCGCGCTGCAGCTCCACGACGCGCGACGTCTGCTCCTGCACGCGGAACTCGCGGCGGCGCTGAGCTTCGAGGCGCTGCTGGCCCGTTCCGCCGCGCTGAACCCGGCGCTGCACGAGGCGAACCGCCAGCCGGGGCAGATCGGAACCGCGGCGAGGCTCCGCTCGCTCCTCTCGGGGAGCGGGCTCGTCGATGCGGACGCCGACCGGGTGCAGGATGCCTACAGCCTGCGCTGCACGCCCCAGGTCGTCGGTCCGGTCCACGACATGGTCGGATTCCTGTGGGGACGGGTGGAGGCATCGCTCAACGCGGTGTCGGACAACCCGCTGGTCTTCCCCGCCGCCGGACCGGATCCGGGCGAGGTCGTCTCGGGCGGCAATTTTCACGGCGCCGGGCCGGCGCTGTGGCTCGACACGCTGGGGATCGCGCTCGCGGACGTCGCAAGCCTGTCCGACCGCAGGATGTTCCGCATGCTGACGCCGGAACTCTCCGCGGGGCTTCCCGCCATGCTCGTGCGGTCTCCGGGGCTGCACGGGGGCCTGATGTCGCTCCAGTACACGGGGGCGGCGCTCGTTTCCGACAACAAGACGCTCGCGCATCCGGACTCCGTCGACTCGATCCCGACGAGCGCGAACCAGGAGGACCACGTGAGCATGGGGGCCAACGCCGCCCGCCACACGCGGGAGATCCTCGACAACACGCGCACGGTGCTCGCGATCGAACTGCTCGGCGCCGCGCAGGCGATCTACCTCCGTCCCGGGGGCCGGGACCGGCTGGGGGCCGGCACGCGGGCCCTCTATGAGGCCGTCCGCGACTGCGTGCCTCCCGTCATCGAGGACCGCTCCCTGGCGGAGGATGTCGCGCGCCTCGAGGCGGCCATCGACGATGGGACGCTGGAACGGGGAGCCACCGGCGCCCTGGGCGGTCTCTGGCCCCCCACGCCGCTCTGA
- a CDS encoding chlorite dismutase family protein, producing MTSRPLPHASQVPPASLEGWYVLHQSIELDWTGLRGTDPAEARDALRSFAALAEQWSADAEPGWSGVYRVAGSGVDFLILHFRDTFDRVVEAAREVKLSAWGDHVLVREEYLSVVELGLYSLTRELSGRIDPADREAWEAALADALAEERRKGYVRGRLEPRQPEHMPYVCTYPMDKRRNPGQNWYTLSLEERAGLMAAHGRLGRRFAGRIVQVISGSMGLDDWEWAVTLWAGDPLEFKAIISEMRYDAASAEYAEFGPFTVGKRMAGGEFEDLLQSVTTR from the coding sequence GTGACGAGCCGTCCGCTCCCGCATGCCTCCCAAGTCCCGCCCGCCTCCCTTGAGGGGTGGTATGTCCTTCATCAATCGATCGAGCTTGACTGGACCGGCCTCAGGGGCACGGATCCGGCGGAAGCCCGGGATGCGCTGAGGAGCTTCGCCGCGCTGGCCGAGCAGTGGTCCGCCGACGCGGAGCCCGGCTGGTCCGGCGTTTACCGCGTGGCGGGGAGCGGGGTCGATTTTCTCATCCTCCATTTCCGGGACACGTTCGACCGCGTCGTTGAGGCGGCGCGCGAGGTGAAGCTCTCCGCCTGGGGCGATCACGTCCTCGTCCGCGAGGAGTACCTGTCCGTGGTGGAGCTGGGTCTCTACTCGCTGACCCGGGAACTCTCCGGACGGATCGACCCCGCGGACCGCGAGGCGTGGGAGGCCGCGCTGGCGGACGCCCTCGCGGAGGAGCGGCGGAAGGGGTACGTGCGGGGCCGGCTCGAGCCGAGACAGCCGGAGCACATGCCGTACGTCTGTACGTACCCGATGGACAAGCGGCGCAACCCGGGACAGAACTGGTACACCCTTTCGCTGGAGGAGCGGGCGGGGCTGATGGCGGCGCACGGCAGATTGGGACGGCGCTTCGCGGGCCGGATCGTCCAGGTGATCAGCGGATCGATGGGTCTGGACGACTGGGAATGGGCCGTGACGCTTTGGGCGGGGGACCCGCTCGAGTTCAAGGCCATCATCAGCGAGATGCGGTACGACGCGGCGAGCGCGGAGTATGCGGAGTTCGGTCCCTTCACGGTCGGCAAGCGGATGGCCGGTGGGGAGTTCGAGGACCTGCTCCAGTCGGTGACGACGCGATGA